In Ostrinia nubilalis chromosome 26, ilOstNubi1.1, whole genome shotgun sequence, one genomic interval encodes:
- the LOC135084670 gene encoding ommochrome-binding protein-like → MKLLYPFLLSIILTLSTADRRCRGVNFNGKYYDIEMIKEGINKIHQMALNRNDNTVYFTYDQLTDVPMRSLGYVKLDTREAGLIGGIRNASGVAIDHVRNKVYVGGMDGLYVLNKEGMPEKYPVYDSIEKLFFKDVLFFVNSKKEAHVFDNGILKPMIELQHEDVDDLIIDDDDNVFFLQNGTLFRVRLGTRAINIHERYKVNVLSVDPYYRAFIGTSEGVFVYNKYKFALDKVSNIRDLRSLTFNKNLEPVYAVVDVLIKLNVNPLKCVEF, encoded by the coding sequence ATGAAGCTGCTATACCCTTTTCTGCTCTCCATCATACTCACCCTATCAACTGCCGATAGAAGATGTCGAGGAGTGAACTTCAATGGCAAATACTATGATATAGAGATGATAAAAGAAGGAATCAACAAAATCCACCAAATGGCTCTGAACCGAAACGATAATACTGTCTACTTCACTTACGATCAACTCACAGACGTTCCTATGAGAAGCCTAGGGTATGTCAAGTTGGATACGCGAGAGGCTGGTCTCATCGGTGGTATAAGAAATGCTTCAGGTGTAGCCATAGACCATGTGAGGAATAAAGTCTACGTCGGCGGAATGGATGGTCTATACGTCCTCAACAAGGAAGGTATGCCTGAGAAGTATCCAGTATATGACAGCATAGAGAAGCTGTTCTTTAAAGATGTACTGTTCTTTGTCAACTCCAAAAAGGAGGCCCACGTTTTCGATAACGGTATTTTGAAACCGATGATTGAGTTGCAGCATGAGGATGTCGATGATCTGAtcattgatgatgatgacaacgTGTTCTTCTTACAAAATGGTACACTATTCCGAGTTCGCCTAGGTACCAGAGCTATCAATATACATGAAAGGTATAAAGTTAATGTGCTCTCTGTAGACCCATATTATAGGGCATTTATAGGCACAAGTGAAGGTGTATTTGTGTATAATAAGTATAAGTTTGCTTTGGACAAAGTGTCAAATATAAGAGACTTGAGATCACTCACGTTCAACAAAAATCTCGAACCAGTGTACGCAGTTGTAGAcgtattaataaaacttaatgTAAATCCATTGAAATGTGTAGAGTTTTAA